The Microcebus murinus isolate Inina chromosome 9, M.murinus_Inina_mat1.0, whole genome shotgun sequence nucleotide sequence gctctgtgcctcagtttccccaatgaTAAAGTGGGGGATAAAAATCATACCTACTTCATGGGATTACTGTGATGATTAGATGagttaatacacataaagcacttaaaacaggaTTTGTACATGAGACTTGTCATTTAGCTGTGAGTTATTTTATCCTCTTATCTACTCTATGTGATAAGTACTGGCCCAtgatacagaagagaaaacttagGCTGATATATTAAGGAACTTGCTCAAAGCCACGAAGCTTTTATGAAGAACTGAGAACTAAATTTGGAGTGTGGTGTATGGTGCCACAGAGTACAGTCACTAACAGAAACTATATAAAGTAATGATGTACTCTAGTCTAAAAGAGCTAAATGGTTAAAACAAGGAACTTACAATAGGCATGCTTGTGTTATGATATTTTTGAAACCTATCAAAACCATGCTGGTATTCAACTTCTTCTTCTGGTTCTTCAGTTATTTATGGGGTAAGTTTTGTAGTTCTATCATTCTGCTAGGCCCTTTATAATGCAGTTTCTTCCTAAAATAAGGTAATTTGGTAAAGCAATTCTGAGTTCTTTGAGGATCACCAGTCCTATATTTTTTGAAACTCAACTTGTCCATATTATATAGAATGGAATTTTAGTGGTTTTGAATAATCATAAATGTGTGCTTGAGACTATCTGAAGCTATTTAGATTTTACTGAAGGGAGTGTAGTAATTTGAGTAACAAATGTTGCTTCTACCTGCAAGTACGCTTATTTGCTTATGCTGAAAGGGGCTGACTCCCAGGACTAATAGCTTACGTATCTGATTCTCAATTCAAGCAGCAAATTCTGCACCACAGACATTTCCCTGAGGACTTGACAGTGCTGATACTTGAGACGGGCATTCAAATTTTATTAACTGGCTacttgattaaaaacaaaagaaaaccacagaaaatacatttatcaaaaacatcaatattatcaaaaaagatggttttctatattttctaacaGACTGATCTTTGGTATTTTTTTACTCTCtataaacaattatattaataaataatatattaagcattttaacgtccttttttaaaaaagaactcagTTTAGTAAAcctttgttttgtatttccctctTTTATCCTACTCAACACACCATGAACAGTTAACTTAGAGAGTGGTCTGAAACACCTATGAGTCATTAAAATTAGTGCTGCACAATAATcggtattttttaatatatatgtatagtatatgtgtgtgtgtgtgtgtgtatatagttgTAAGGTTAGAATAGACCTCCTAAAGAGACAAATTCTTTGATACATtgtgaaacagagaaagaaaagaaaacaaaaaagccaagtTTCTTTTGGACTTCCTCCTCTCAGATATAGTTTAGTATGCTAAATATCACTAGTCATGTAATGACAGTTTATAATAACAAATTAAGAATGCTGTCAGTTTATTTTGTAATCTAAGAATAAAACAgtaattataatgtttttaaattttaattaaattcttaattcattttgattctcTCATGCTGGGGTTCaactttttctgtttatttcaaagAATTCCTATTCCAATAGGTGGTTGAGGTCATTTTTAATAGTAGTATATACCACGTAAGGGATGGAGTGTGAACACACACTGGGGTAAATGACTTTAGCTTATCTGTCTAAATTCTAAATTATAGCAAATGTAACCTCCTTAAAAGATTGATAAAGTAAGTGAATATTCAGGATAATTCCCCATAATACCCATACCGGATTATTTAGAAATGCTTTTCCTTAGGATTAGTGAGCAAGGATACTGGACTTCTTAAAATCCTTTATTATcagttatataaattataagagATTACATATAAGGAATTTTAATGAGTACTATTGAAGAAAATGGaacatatattaaacatatagttttgatacaataaaaatatacaacatggCAGTGTATTAATGGGACAGGCAAACTACTATTTCTCTTAGAGAATTGTTTTTTTCAACCACAATACCAGATTAACAAATCAAATTATATGTAACTTAAAATAACTTCTCTATCATAGATGCCTGTTTCACACGCTCACTTCAGCTGCTTCTTTTTCACACTCACACTCCTCTGCTGCTGCTAAATCTCCAAGGATGCCTCTTTAGTCTGCATCATCTGCCTCCTTTCCCTTGTCTCTTCTTGCCAGTTTACCAATATTTGTCATGTACTCTGGATTCGGTCAAAGTACTTGGAGGTTTGATCATCCTCCTTCCATCTTGGGTGTTATTATTTACCAATTCTTTggttctagctttttttttttttttcatttagcatgtgttttgtattttaattttttgcttagaGTTATTCACATATTAATTTACTGCTTATGATTCCTTTTTGCATCTCagtcttttttggggggtttgCTTCTTCCTGAAGCATCCAACTTATCACTCTGTCTGTTGCTCAGGGGTACTGGGCACCTCTGGCTTGGGTCAACACTAGCTCCTACCTTTTGCAAAAATACTCTTGCTCAtatgtgaaaatgtatttttctttgacCCTATCCTGCCCGATTTCTGTGTTTCATGTATTCCTTATAATTTCCTGTTTTAacaattaaagattttttaaagagcataattaatttccaaaaaaaaaaaaatctggctaaCAAAACTACAGTCTATCTATTATAGAAGcttatgcaaaataaaatcaaagtaattaattttgaaaaaggagaAGTGAAATTTACCATGCTGCtttcaaaaaggtaaaaagaaaaatctctttctctGATACAAAACAAATAACAGCTCTACATGATTACAACTGTTCTGCCATAAATATAGCTATCTCTAAATGTCTCTTATTTGGCTACAAAAATCAAGGctcaagtgaaagaaaaatatgggcacaagtaaaagaaaaaaacaaactagtaAATGTAAGAACTCAGCACAATGAATAATTTGGCAACACAGTATATATTTACAGAGAATCTTCTGGAATAACATATTAGGTAAGAATAATTatatcctgttttgtttttcctagaaGCAATGAGAGGCCtatcagaaagaaaaactgtTCTGATCTATAGTTTGAGATATGgctaaaaggaaagagaaagcctGGGGCAGCTCATTTAGTAAATGGCCAGAGCCCTAAGCTAAAAAGGATCCcatggagatttttattttcagagaacaAAACCCTTGACTGGGTAGAAGAGGTCAgggaaaagggggaaaggaaggctAAGGAAggtatcattcatttattttactgtaCACTTAGCCAGCAGATAGGTGAAGCCAAGGGAATTAAGTCAACACTGAGGAAGAGAGCTGAGAGAGACACAAACAGAAATTAGATTCTGGTCACGCGGCTTAAGCCCAGGGTCAAGCTATGCCTAAACCCTACAGTTAGAGAGTCAATAAGATCTCTCTACTGTTTAAGCCAGTCTGAGCTGGGTTTAGTTGCTTGCATTATGATGAGTCCTAACTAATACGATACCTGAATTACATAAATCTTCCATGAACTGTGAATCAGTATTTGTAGGATGTGGCAACCAGTGTTTGATAAAGTAAGCAAAAATATTCCCCAGGGATGAAATTATCTAGCAGTTTTCAAAGGTACTCTGTATGTTTTCACGGATGTGGGCTAGGGATGGATAATAAAGGGAAGGACATAGTGACTGGAAATCTCTGTAAGCATACCCCATCAAAGATGCTGGACCCACTACAATGGCAAAgaataatatttccatttattttggctttttgaGAACTGCATCATTCACATCAGTATGATGTGAAGTATCTGAAGACCGCTGTTGATatacaaccaaaaaacaaaacaacaaaaccataTTTAAAGAAATCCAGTAACTGTGGGTAACATAAAGCTATGGGTAGAAAAAGAACTTAGTTTTAGAGAAGCCTAATTAACTACTTTCAGAaccatgtctttaaaaatttgtcaacAAAGTGTTAAGAGATAAATGTGCTACCTTCTTTCCCAATATTCTCCATATCTTATTGAAACTGACTCTATGAAGCATAAAATCCTCTAATAAATAAAGCTAGTTATAAAAAAGGCTATGTATTGAGTGCTTACATGTCAGGAACTGTGGCAAAatgctttatgtatatttattcatttaatttctatttcttccttgcttcttttagcaggcttattttaaaatcccaaatGAAGTATTATGAACAGCACTTTCCAGAGTATGGTTATGAAATGACAAGCTTGGGATTAATATTGGTGCCCCATTTTATGAAGATTTCTTGCTTTCCAGCATTTGTAGGCTCCATGTAATATAGCTACAATGGCTGCAACTAATTGGTTAATTCCTGAGACTGGATTTTGATTCCATCTAAGGCCTTATAATAGTAAAGAGAGAAGACATTGGAAAACTCCAAATTTACCACTATCTCCATCACATCAAGAAACCAGATGCCTTGGAGAGCCGTTACTTACAGAAAACTACCTCTAACAATCTTGCTCAGTATGCAATGAAGAAAATGGAGCTTACAAATTTCAAAccagtgctactcaaagtgtggtttgTGAACCTGATGCCAGTCTACAAGTTGTTACTGGCCCACAAAGACTTTTATATCACTAAATATGATGCTTAGTTCagctaacatttttttcataaaaagattTGCTTAATAAAGGAGATTATGTTGATTTATATTCTAGCCCAAGCTCCTTACTCATCATGAACTGGTAACAGTTTGTGGACCAGCTATTTGGAGTAATTCCATTCAAGATTTCAATTCTGGATACTGCTTCTGGTTTTCTGTCCCTGCTGCCacacaaaattcaaataaattaataatcaaaCACCTAGCTTAAACAGTTACACAGCAGTgggaaaagcaataaaaattagcAATTGACCTCACCTTTGAGAGAAGCAATTTCACACAGGAAACATGACCCTCATAGACAGCAGACAGAAGAGGGGTAATATGATGTTTATCTGGAGcctatgaaataataaacaaagagATAAGCTTATACATTTTTGACGTTTTCCTTGTTTCTAGATCTAATTAGGGAACTcctgtaaatatttcaaaatcagtgTTTACCTATTTGTTTTTCTACATGAAATCGTTCCACAGAGACAAGTTTCTAGTGTCTCAGTGAGCTACCAGAGGCCCAAGCCCACAGCAACGTCTCTCCTTGGAAGTTAGTGTAGTAAGGTAGAGGGAGATGGTTTTGAgctcaaatcttggctctgccacttaacgAGGGATTAATTAtttagtctctctgagcctcaattcccTACTACTGTGGAAATGCCAAAGTGGTCCAGTAAGGGAAGAAAGGGGTAGAACACAGCTGATAAGGAGGTAAAAGAAGATTGTCACAGCTGGGCCAGATGAGGTGGTGTTCCCTGGGAAGTGAAAAGTTCATCTCACTTGCTGTTACAGTTATTTGAACACTTTGTAAAACTCTGAAATATAGAAGCTACAAAAATCTAGAACCAGAAGATGACTGCTCTTGTCTGACCACTTACCCACTGACCTTTGTCCAACAGTCCAGTTTACATTTATCCCGTGACTGCATAGTCCTGTGCTCTATTATGTCACAGTCATTTGCCACCTACAGATAGTGCTAACTTCCCAAGTTTTAGAAGTTGAAAAGCAATAGCCAAGCGGGAAACATCCTAACCCAAGGTTTTATCAGCTTTAAAAAAAGTCAgtttttttggcttattttttaaaatcccaactatatatttcaaagttaCAGGAAATGTGAGATATCACATCTTAGATTGTATTTGTATTTACACTGAGGTTCCTACAAATAACTATCTTATAATCTCTAGAAAACAATTACCCAAAGcatacaacagaaattttttctaGAATGACAACATTCTCTACATACATTAATATCTGCTCCTTTCAGCAACAGAAATTCCAGGATTTCAAGCTGCCCACAATCTGCTGCATAATGAAGAGGCTTCCTTCCACCTTCTAGTGTCCGGTTGACATCTTCTCCCTTATaagaaaagccaaacaaaaacaatattgaTATGGATGGAAGACTGAAGAAGAGAAACGAGGCAcctgatatttttattcttatagcCATAAAAGAATTTCATGAAACAATTACATTTCttgcaaagtgaaataaatagCCAAAAACTTGAAATGAAATTCTGCACAATCATTAACATACAGTATGTCAGTAATTCAAGTCATGATTAGTCCAGCTGAAAACAATATACAATGATAAATGTAATGCAATATGTTACTGTGCTCCATTTCTAAAGAGTTCAATCAGCACAGTATCAACATGTGACCACAAAAGACTGGTAAGTTCAagaactcagattttttttttttttttttttttttgagacagagtctcgcttgttgcccaggctagagtgagtgccatggcgtcagcctagctcacagcaacctcaatctcctgggctcaagcaatccttctgcctcagcctcccaagtagctgggactacaggcatgtgccaccatgcccagctaattttatatatatattagttggccaattaatttctttctatttatagtagagacagggtctcgctcttgctcaggctggtttcgaacttctgacctcgagcaatccgcccgcctcagcctcccagagtgctaggattacaggcgtgagccactgcgcccggctaggAACTCAGATTTTATATAGTTCATATGACATGTACCTTAATTTGTCAAAGAAAGCAGCCCTATTTTGATGTGTAGCCATCATTATCACCAGGTAATTTCAGTATTAGTTATTAAGAATTCATtacattcattcaatat carries:
- the MTPN gene encoding myotrophin codes for the protein MCDKEFMWALKNGDLDEVKDYVAKGEDVNRTLEGGRKPLHYAADCGQLEILEFLLLKGADINAPDKHHITPLLSAVYEGHVSCVKLLLSKGADKTVKGPDGLTALEATDNQAIKALLQ